AGTGTGGGAGAGAAAAGGAGTGTGTGTCGAGTTATGTTGAGAGTTCATAATGTAACATTTGTGAAAGAATGAATACATTCGCAATAATTACCTCTCTTATATTTTTATTTGATTAGAATACAATTTTTGGGGGGGAAAACGCTTTTTTTTTAATTGGGGGGGGGGAGGGGGTCATTTTTTGTTTTAGAGATATAAAATTTTTATTCCCACCAAAAAACAAAAAATGTGAGTTGTTATTCGAAAGTTACCCATTCCCCCNNANANNGGGTTTTGGGCCCCGGGGGGGTGGGGTTAGTAAGGGGGGGGGGGGGATCAAAACTTTCCATAAAAAATATTCTTGGAATATTTTTACAAAAGTTTTTGGTTTTTTGTTGGTTTTCCGTTTTTTCCCGTTAAGGTTTTTTTTCGCCTGGGGGGAGGTTGGTGTTGTGTCACAGTTTTTATTTTTTTTTGATGACTTTTTTGACTGGACCGGTGGTGCATTCATTCATTTACTGTTTAAGTTTTCAAAAGACCGCCCGGCCCTTGGGGACCGGAAATTTCATCTTACAATATCTCCCGCTTTGTTGCAAGGGGAAGTTTTTGGTATTTCGTTCACCCCCCCTTATCAGCGGGGGAACTTTTATCTTCCACTTTTTGCCGCCTGCGGGCAAGTGGTATTTTTTAGGGCCGCTTCGAAGCGACGTTTTTTATGTTAACATACTTGCTTGCGTCTTACAAGTGTAAATTTTATGAATTATTGCTGTGTGGCAGGGAATATAATTGACTTTGTCTAAAAATCTATATAATGCTCATTATTTTTGCATATACCTTACTATCATGCTATTATTAAATGTCGGAAGGTGAAGCAATGGATATCTTTGCACTTTTGGCTGAAAATAAAATTCGCGAAGCTATGGAAAAGGGTGAATTTAACAACCTGCCAGGCAGTGGCCAACCGTTAAAACTTGATGATTTATCGCACGTTCCCGATGATTTAAGGGCAGGCTACAGATTATTAAAAAATGCCGGTGTGTTACCGGAAGAATTAGAAATAAAAAAAGAAATTATAACTCTGCAAAAACTTATTGACTACTGTTACGACCAGGATGAGAAACGTCAATTAACTAAAAAACTTAATGAAAAAATCCTGCGCTTTAATATTCTCATGGAAAACAGAAAGACCGGTTCCGCCGCCTTAAGTTATTACAAGCAAAAAATATACAGTAAACTTGGCGGATATTAAATTTTTATGTTACCACAATAATGCCTTGACAGTACCTTAAATGCCGCTCAAGGTGCTAATATCCGAACCGGGCCGGCCGGTCGGGATAATTGACCGGACAGCAAAAGCCGGTTGATTTCGTCCATGGAGTGCCGGGAAGTACCGGCGCTGACTGCCAGGTAAACGGACAGGCTTAATCAATGCTTGCTTCTCCCTTTGCGGCAGGCTGTTCGGATGACACCTAATTTCTTGGCAGGTAAAGTATTACCTGAACAGACGGTCCAACCCCCGGTATTGAATGGCTTCCGCCAAATGCTGTGAACATATTGCCTCACTGCCTTCCAGATCGGCAATGGTGCGGGCCACTTTTAAAATTCTGTCATGGGAACGAGGGCTTAAAGACATCCGCTTGAAAGCATCCTGGAGTAGCCTGGTACCCTTAGTATCCGGTTTGCAAAATTGTCTTACATCCCTGGCAGCCATAGCAGCATTGCAGGTAATGGCTAAAGCCTTAAATCTTTCCCGCTGAATTGCCCTCGCTTTTTCTACCCGGCTTTTAATCTCCTGTGAAGTTTCCCCTGCTGACGGTTCGCTTAGTTCTGTAAAGGAAATTTTAGGAACTTCTATATGAATATCTATGCGGTCTAACAGCGGGCCCGAAATACGGTTTATGTATTTTTGTACTTGATAAGGCGTACAGCTGCATTGTTTTTCTTGATCAAGCAAGAAACCGCAGGGACAAGGATTTGCCGCACCCACCAGCATAATGCGGGCCGGAAAAATAAAACTGGCTGCCACACGTGAAACACTGACACACCCGTCTTCCAACGGCTGCCGTAAAGCTTCCAGGGTGTCTTTGTGAAATTCCGGCAGCTCATCCATAAACAAAATACCCAGATGCGCCAGGCTGATTTCTCCTGGCTTGGGAACCCTGCCGCCGCCCACCAGACTGGCTGTAGAGGATGTATGGTGGGGCGCTCGAAAAGGACGTTTGGTCATTAATGGCTGTTGAGATGACAGCTGACCGGCCAGACTGTAAATTTTTGTAACCTCGATGGCTTCGTCAAAGGTTAGATCAGGTAAAATGGAAGGTAAACGTCTGGCCAGCATGGTTTTGCCGCAGCCGGGACTGCCCAGCATCAATACATTATGCCCCCCTGCCGCTGCCACTTCCATAGCCCGCTTGGCCGCCACCTGTCCGCGGATGTCTGCAA
This region of Desulforamulus hydrothermalis Lam5 = DSM 18033 genomic DNA includes:
- a CDS encoding DnaJ family domain-containing protein, encoding MDIFALLAENKIREAMEKGEFNNLPGSGQPLKLDDLSHVPDDLRAGYRLLKNAGVLPEELEIKKEIITLQKLIDYCYDQDEKRQLTKKLNEKILRFNILMENRKTGSAALSYYKQKIYSKLGGY
- a CDS encoding YifB family Mg chelatase-like AAA ATPase, encoding MLSIVDSVALLGLEGQKVRVEVDVSNGLPALDIIGLPDAAVREAKDRVRTAIKNSGLFFPVQRITVNLAPADLRKEGPFFDLPIAVGILAATGQINPALYGDMLFLGELSLDGSIREVNGVLPLVLAARQIGFKKVVVPLGNAAEAALVQDVMVFGLTSLGQLSAALRGELPLEHYQPEKITAEWSAVEKTLDFADIRGQVAAKRAMEVAAAGGHNVLMLGSPGCGKTMLARRLPSILPDLTFDEAIEVTKIYSLAGQLSSQQPLMTKRPFRAPHHTSSTASLVGGGRVPKPGEISLAHLGILFMDELPEFHKDTLEALRQPLEDGCVSVSRVAASFIFPARIMLVGAANPCPCGFLLDQEKQCSCTPYQVQKYINRISGPLLDRIDIHIEVPKISFTELSEPSAGETSQEIKSRVEKARAIQRERFKALAITCNAAMAARDVRQFCKPDTKGTRLLQDAFKRMSLSPRSHDRILKVARTIADLEGSEAICSQHLAEAIQYRGLDRLFR